Proteins encoded within one genomic window of uncultured Draconibacterium sp.:
- a CDS encoding nucleoside hydrolase-like domain-containing protein — protein MKKTFLAILTPVLAALLFVSCEQSSAPKEALGPEDTAVKVDKSQQERILITTDLEVDDMNGLLLSLMYADQYDIAGIVWTAGMYHFSGDHGEHTLGEITPNYRCNAQHCEHRVETAADLTEYRPVDPTWLDRVLDYYEADYQLMSKNNPNFPSPEHLRSITKVGNIEFEGDYRHETDGSEFIEECIMDDDMRPLYIQHWGGINTTVRALYSIYEKYHGTPEWEQVLAKVTAKVRIGGDGEDNCRADSKIDEMFPGLQNGGYGGGFFNYGSFFASSYNSPMRADDELQPYLHADFILDAYKEDHGKLCEEIWLYGEGRAIYGEPIIYNYGLITYMDWAKSAELGWGPANLADFPRVDFKPYDWSICQFGCASFINIGLRPDVTNSGRQFLGPTPEAFKKSNHYTIVMWEELAARADWAICEPQDCNHAPIVTAEKLDFTATPGQTVSLSGNAKDPDGDTLVEKWWVPVFSCTYMDGKAEGLAVSSETGWSTEFTVPADAKAGDKFIVNLEVKDDTTRPMTRFAQYVITVS, from the coding sequence ATGAAAAAAACATTTTTAGCGATTTTAACACCTGTATTGGCCGCGCTTCTGTTCGTTTCGTGCGAACAATCGTCAGCACCAAAAGAGGCCTTAGGGCCGGAAGACACCGCTGTAAAAGTTGACAAAAGCCAGCAGGAAAGAATATTGATTACCACCGACCTGGAAGTAGATGATATGAACGGTTTGCTTTTAAGCCTGATGTATGCCGACCAATATGACATTGCCGGAATCGTTTGGACAGCAGGTATGTATCATTTCAGCGGCGACCACGGCGAACATACATTGGGCGAGATAACTCCAAATTACCGATGTAATGCTCAACATTGCGAACATCGTGTGGAGACGGCAGCCGATCTTACAGAGTATCGTCCGGTTGACCCCACCTGGCTCGACCGTGTTTTGGATTATTACGAAGCCGATTATCAACTGATGAGTAAAAACAATCCGAATTTTCCTTCACCTGAACACCTTAGGAGCATAACAAAGGTTGGTAATATTGAATTCGAAGGCGATTACCGCCACGAAACCGATGGCTCTGAATTTATAGAGGAATGCATAATGGACGATGATATGCGCCCGTTGTACATTCAGCATTGGGGCGGAATTAACACCACCGTACGTGCGTTGTATTCGATTTACGAGAAGTATCACGGAACGCCGGAGTGGGAGCAGGTTCTTGCAAAAGTAACGGCTAAGGTTCGTATCGGTGGTGATGGCGAAGACAATTGCCGTGCCGACAGCAAAATTGACGAGATGTTCCCTGGTCTACAGAATGGTGGCTACGGAGGTGGATTCTTTAATTACGGTTCTTTCTTTGCGTCGAGCTACAATTCCCCGATGCGCGCCGATGATGAGCTTCAGCCCTACCTTCACGCCGATTTCATCCTGGATGCTTACAAAGAGGACCACGGTAAACTCTGTGAGGAGATTTGGTTGTATGGCGAAGGACGTGCTATTTATGGCGAACCGATTATTTACAACTATGGCCTGATAACTTATATGGATTGGGCAAAATCGGCCGAACTCGGCTGGGGGCCTGCTAACCTTGCCGATTTTCCGCGTGTTGATTTCAAACCGTACGACTGGAGCATTTGCCAGTTTGGTTGCGCCTCTTTCATCAACATCGGACTCCGCCCGGATGTTACCAACAGCGGTCGCCAATTCCTGGGGCCAACACCTGAAGCCTTTAAAAAAAGCAACCATTACACCATTGTAATGTGGGAAGAACTGGCGGCACGTGCAGACTGGGCGATTTGCGAACCACAAGACTGTAACCATGCTCCGATAGTAACGGCAGAAAAACTGGATTTTACTGCCACTCCGGGACAAACGGTTTCGCTTTCCGGTAATGCGAAAGATCCTGACGGAGACACGTTGGTGGAAAAATGGTGGGTTCCTGTTTTCTCGTGCACCTACATGGATGGCAAAGCAGAAGGTCTGGCCGTTTCATCAGAGACCGGTTGGAGCACTGAATTCACAGTTCCTGCCGACGCAAAAGCTGGCGATAAATTTATTGTGAACCTTGAAGTGAAAGACGACACCACCCGCCCAATGACCCGTTTTGCACAGTATGTTATAACTGTGTCGTAA
- a CDS encoding nucleoside hydrolase-like domain-containing protein, translating to MKPKFLICTATICVFLFACTSTQKEERQEQPKPRVVVTCDPELDDNNSMIRFLLFSTDFDIEGLIYASSRFHWRGDGKGTTQYLPGREYSSNGRDLGPQTSWRWAEGERFIDDLVEAYESVYPNLKVHNPNYPAPEELKSKIYVGNVEFEGDISHDTPGSDRIKEILLDDDPRPVFIQVWGGPSTASRALKSIEEEYKGTAGWESIKAKVSAKAKFCLSGQQDLSYQDYVQPNWPQVESIMLNTGVTSLGYGAKRAVAGTKDTIYFSSAWTLENIKSKGVFGEHYRMWGDGRQMAPGDFTDYFGEKGYTADELRDMGYWVWTPPQPEGNFISEGDTPMFLNLIGNGLRAHEGQEYGGWAGRRKELSEEEKVAGYTAPYAMRREEDEVLPDFLPTIQNNFAARLHWSVTAEYENANHEPVIEGPLEMIASAGSTVNLDINVFDPDNDQISTNWIQFKVGSYKGDVSFASTTDATTSLYIPEDAKAGETIHLVLQAEDKGEPVLRHYHRLIITVI from the coding sequence ATGAAGCCTAAATTTTTAATCTGCACGGCAACAATATGCGTGTTTTTATTTGCTTGCACAAGTACCCAAAAAGAAGAAAGACAAGAACAACCTAAGCCGCGTGTTGTAGTGACCTGCGATCCTGAGTTGGATGATAACAATTCAATGATTCGCTTCTTACTTTTTAGCACAGACTTTGACATTGAAGGATTAATATACGCAAGTAGCCGGTTTCATTGGAGAGGAGACGGAAAAGGAACTACCCAATATCTACCCGGAAGAGAATATTCCTCTAATGGAAGAGATCTTGGTCCTCAAACTTCATGGAGATGGGCTGAAGGAGAGCGGTTTATTGATGACCTGGTTGAAGCTTATGAATCGGTTTATCCGAATCTAAAAGTGCATAATCCAAATTATCCTGCGCCTGAGGAATTGAAGTCAAAAATATACGTTGGCAATGTGGAGTTTGAAGGTGATATTTCTCATGATACTCCCGGCTCTGACAGGATAAAAGAGATTCTTCTTGATGATGACCCAAGGCCTGTTTTTATTCAGGTGTGGGGTGGCCCAAGTACGGCTTCACGAGCGCTTAAATCGATAGAGGAAGAATATAAAGGTACTGCTGGCTGGGAAAGCATTAAGGCAAAAGTATCGGCAAAAGCAAAATTTTGCCTGTCCGGTCAACAGGATCTGTCTTATCAGGATTATGTGCAACCAAACTGGCCACAAGTAGAGTCTATCATGCTTAATACAGGGGTTACAAGTTTGGGATACGGTGCCAAGCGTGCAGTTGCCGGTACAAAAGATACCATCTATTTTTCGTCAGCATGGACCTTGGAAAATATCAAAAGCAAAGGTGTTTTTGGTGAGCATTACCGGATGTGGGGCGATGGCCGGCAAATGGCTCCCGGTGATTTTACCGACTATTTTGGTGAAAAAGGATATACAGCAGATGAACTTCGCGATATGGGGTATTGGGTGTGGACACCGCCTCAGCCGGAAGGTAATTTTATTAGCGAAGGTGACACGCCAATGTTTCTGAACCTGATCGGTAACGGATTACGAGCGCACGAAGGCCAGGAGTATGGAGGATGGGCCGGACGCAGAAAAGAGCTTTCAGAAGAAGAGAAAGTAGCCGGGTACACTGCCCCGTATGCGATGAGAAGAGAAGAAGATGAAGTTCTTCCTGATTTCTTACCGACCATACAAAATAATTTTGCAGCACGGTTACACTGGTCTGTTACCGCTGAGTATGAAAATGCAAACCATGAACCTGTCATTGAAGGACCTCTTGAAATGATTGCTTCTGCGGGTAGCACTGTTAACCTTGATATCAATGTGTTTGATCCGGATAATGACCAGATTTCCACAAACTGGATACAATTCAAAGTTGGGAGTTACAAGGGCGATGTTTCCTTTGCCAGTACTACAGATGCTACAACATCTTTATACATTCCCGAAGATGCCAAAGCGGGTGAAACCATTCATTTGGTACTTCAGGCCGAAGACAAGGGCGAACCGGTTTTAAGGCACTATCACAGATTAATTATAACTGTAATTTAA
- the galU gene encoding UTP--glucose-1-phosphate uridylyltransferase GalU, with product MIKKAVIPAAGYGTRFLPATKSQPKEMIPIIDTPVIQYVVEEAVASGITDILMIIGKGKRAIEEHFDRNPIIEESLERKGNYEMLEKLKGISNLANIHFVWQKEMNGLGDAILHAQYHVGNEPFAVLLGDTLVQGKGPITKQLIDVYEKYGGSVVAMEEVEPEMVSRYGILDGTLLSDDVYKANGWIEKPTREEAPSNLAIASRYIFTPEIFDYLKNTTPGKNNEIQLTDAMRDMVKEHPMYGLKFDGKRYDIGDKMGFLKTNLEFGLKDPEISETLKRWIKEFAQQL from the coding sequence ATGATAAAAAAAGCAGTTATACCGGCAGCAGGTTACGGAACCCGTTTTTTGCCGGCCACAAAATCACAACCTAAAGAAATGATCCCGATAATAGACACACCCGTTATTCAATATGTCGTTGAAGAAGCGGTTGCCAGCGGGATTACTGATATTTTAATGATCATCGGAAAAGGGAAACGCGCTATAGAAGAGCATTTCGACCGGAATCCTATTATAGAAGAATCACTGGAAAGGAAAGGTAATTACGAAATGCTGGAAAAACTGAAGGGTATTTCCAACCTGGCCAACATTCATTTTGTCTGGCAAAAAGAAATGAACGGCTTAGGCGATGCTATCCTTCATGCGCAATACCACGTGGGTAACGAGCCTTTTGCGGTTCTTCTTGGCGACACACTTGTTCAGGGAAAGGGCCCGATTACCAAACAACTGATTGATGTTTACGAAAAATACGGTGGTTCAGTTGTTGCCATGGAAGAAGTAGAACCTGAAATGGTAAGCCGCTATGGAATTCTTGACGGAACACTTCTTTCCGACGATGTTTACAAAGCAAACGGTTGGATTGAAAAACCGACCCGCGAAGAGGCTCCATCGAATCTGGCGATTGCAAGCCGATATATTTTTACACCTGAAATTTTCGACTACCTGAAAAACACCACTCCCGGTAAAAACAACGAAATACAACTTACCGATGCCATGCGCGATATGGTAAAAGAACATCCTATGTATGGCTTAAAATTCGACGGAAAACGTTATGATATTGGTGATAAAATGGGTTTCCTGAAAACCAACCTGGAGTTTGGGCTGAAAGACCCGGAAATAAGCGAAACATTAAAAAGGTGGATAAAAGAATTTGCACAGCAACTTTAA
- a CDS encoding site-specific integrase — translation MRRKKLFRTPYLYDAGGDIAKSWWIELGYRDPKDGRMKRKRYQEDLSLLKTKKARYAKAEELIRIYTAKLNKGWTPLDDLKNQVVYEDELEYHEAARVYGRKRKANKNIRFYGSEYISHVKGISAKKTYESYRGKIREFTSWLEREKLVDNDLGTFDNALIIRFFDYLINERQLARRTVEKYRMTLQKFFSFLINRKILLENPVHDIDVPETDEDFSAMPFLDDDMERLLPVMREQDPQLFLAALLQYFCFVRPGNEMLNLQVKHINFGARTILIPKNIAKKRKERVIDIPTQLFEVLQQHGIHTYGKELFLIGPFGRPGIRQIGTNTLRNRFNKFRDDLDLSKSYKWYSFKHTGAGKLLESGATIVELMNQLGHTDITSTYRYIKQHFGERSAHVRESFPSPKGF, via the coding sequence ATGAGAAGGAAAAAACTTTTTAGAACCCCTTACCTGTACGATGCCGGTGGCGACATCGCGAAGTCGTGGTGGATCGAGTTGGGATATCGAGATCCCAAAGACGGAAGGATGAAACGGAAACGTTACCAGGAAGATCTATCTCTGTTAAAAACGAAAAAAGCACGTTACGCGAAAGCAGAAGAGCTGATTAGGATTTACACCGCAAAGCTGAATAAAGGCTGGACTCCGCTCGATGATTTGAAAAACCAAGTCGTTTACGAGGACGAACTGGAGTACCACGAAGCAGCCCGTGTGTATGGACGCAAGCGAAAAGCGAACAAGAACATACGATTCTATGGTTCGGAATATATTTCCCACGTTAAAGGAATATCTGCAAAAAAGACTTATGAAAGCTACCGCGGCAAGATCCGGGAGTTTACCAGCTGGCTAGAGCGCGAGAAGTTGGTAGATAACGATCTTGGAACATTTGACAATGCTTTAATCATCCGATTTTTCGACTACCTAATCAACGAGCGGCAACTGGCCAGGCGAACCGTAGAAAAATACCGGATGACACTACAAAAGTTTTTCTCATTCCTGATCAACCGAAAGATACTCCTGGAAAACCCGGTGCACGATATTGACGTTCCGGAGACGGATGAAGACTTCTCGGCCATGCCGTTTCTTGATGATGATATGGAAAGGCTACTTCCGGTTATGCGCGAACAGGATCCGCAATTATTTTTAGCTGCATTGCTACAGTACTTTTGTTTTGTTCGTCCAGGAAACGAAATGTTAAACCTACAGGTGAAACATATTAATTTTGGGGCCCGGACTATTTTAATACCAAAAAACATCGCAAAGAAGCGCAAGGAGCGCGTGATCGACATCCCTACCCAACTTTTTGAGGTGCTGCAGCAACATGGAATTCATACTTATGGAAAGGAATTGTTTTTAATTGGTCCGTTTGGGCGACCAGGTATCAGGCAAATTGGAACCAACACGCTCCGGAACCGGTTTAATAAATTCCGGGATGATCTTGATCTGTCGAAAAGTTACAAGTGGTACTCGTTTAAACATACTGGTGCCGGCAAACTTTTGGAGAGCGGAGCAACCATTGTTGAGCTAATGAACCAGCTGGGGCATACCGATATTACTTCAACCTACCGATACATTAAGCAACATTTTGGCGAAAGATCGGCGCATGTTCGAGAGAGTTTCCCATCGCCAAAGGGATTTTAA
- a CDS encoding DUF5675 family protein, whose protein sequence is MSRKNNKTVYILRDTTGHKQSLGTLLVVDHGRVLFNSHLMERGWLDNKQNISCVIAGTYDLVKEYSPKFKCELWEAKGIPGRSECKFHSANYWDQLNGCFSPGEARINIGHDQLPDMIYSGDMLEIFMNAMGNDTRARLVIIDDLN, encoded by the coding sequence GTGAGCAGAAAAAATAACAAGACAGTCTACATTTTACGCGACACTACTGGCCATAAACAAAGCCTGGGAACATTGCTTGTTGTTGATCATGGCCGGGTGCTTTTTAACTCACACCTGATGGAGCGTGGATGGCTCGATAATAAACAAAATATCAGTTGCGTAATAGCCGGAACTTACGATTTGGTAAAAGAATATTCGCCAAAATTTAAGTGCGAACTTTGGGAGGCAAAAGGAATTCCGGGCCGAAGTGAATGTAAATTCCATTCAGCCAATTACTGGGACCAACTGAACGGCTGCTTTTCTCCTGGAGAAGCAAGGATTAATATCGGGCATGATCAATTACCCGACATGATTTATTCTGGCGATATGCTCGAAATTTTTATGAATGCAATGGGAAATGACACCCGTGCCCGCCTGGTTATTATCGACGATCTGAACTGA
- a CDS encoding pyocin knob domain-containing protein: MKRILLILLLLAPVLTFAQQSWSRIAPIDPLERISNPAGDDLFLIEDADDDKKKSIRLDSLLNLVIIPAETDPIFAADSANIVHFDELDYFTGADITGNESAFDGWDKNESDDFSGDYGDLINKPTIPIVNNSTITLQRNGVNIGAFDINQAANETFNFIDENTQLSQSQVNAYETDPNVSTYTKSLTSASQLLTEIKTVDGIGSGLNADFVDGITSERIAYGSNLRATTNIVDCNSIVKSGFYYASNASNSPTGITYGYLVHTQFNVNDDYASQTFIATSSDRKFFRRKVGGTWEPWIEDWNNANLTKLSDLNNDLTILDFPNDAGYINSTSGNWTGTLDGQEGSYYLNYNNLTNKPTIPTVNNSTITFQRNGVNIGAFDINQAANETFNFIDENTQLSQSQVNAYETDPNVSTYTKSLTSASKLLTEIKTVDGIGSGLNADFVDGITSERIAYGSNLRATTNIVDCNSIVKSGFYYASNASNSPTGITYGYLVHTQFNVNDDYASQTFIATSSDRKFFRRKVGGTWEPWIEDWNNANLTKLSDLNNDLTILDFPNDAGYINSTSGNWTGTLDGQEGSYYLNYNNLTNKPTIPTVNNSTITFQRNGVNIGAFDINQAANETFNFIDENTQLSQSQVNAYETDPNVSTYTKSLTSASKLLTEIKTVDGIGSGLNADFVDGITSERIAYGSNLRATTNIVDCNSIVKSGFYYASNASNSPTGITYGYLVHTQFNVNDDYASQTFIATSSDRKFFRRKVDGTWEPWIEDWNNANLDLWDGTEDLDVNSIEINGTPLNGLTDGDKGDIIVSSSGTVWSIDNGVVGSAELASTAVTPGSYANANITVDADGRITAASNGAVSTSGITYTSNQVTSGGGSIAKYIGTDVLSTTNLYSMTEVSVTVTDLNGALVGIMKFITSGYYNNGSRNVSTQTIIDTTPASITVTPTVGTGGASLNKVILYLSNSYGSTVKMGFSHYTTNDSTD; the protein is encoded by the coding sequence GCCGCCGATTCTGCCAATATTGTTCATTTTGATGAACTTGATTATTTCACAGGCGCCGATATTACAGGCAACGAATCAGCCTTTGACGGTTGGGACAAAAACGAGTCTGATGATTTTTCGGGTGATTATGGGGATTTGATAAATAAGCCTACAATTCCAATAGTAAATAATTCAACAATAACCTTACAGCGAAATGGAGTTAATATTGGAGCTTTCGATATAAATCAAGCTGCAAACGAAACATTTAATTTTATTGATGAAAATACACAGTTGTCACAATCGCAGGTTAACGCTTATGAGACTGACCCAAATGTGTCAACTTATACAAAGTCGCTTACTTCTGCATCTCAGTTATTAACAGAAATTAAAACAGTTGACGGTATCGGAAGTGGTTTAAATGCTGATTTTGTCGATGGGATAACATCAGAGAGAATAGCTTACGGTTCTAATCTTAGGGCAACAACGAATATAGTGGACTGTAATTCTATTGTAAAAAGTGGATTTTATTACGCCAGTAACGCATCCAATTCCCCCACAGGTATAACTTATGGTTATTTAGTGCACACTCAATTCAATGTGAATGATGATTATGCTTCGCAAACATTTATTGCTACATCATCTGACCGTAAGTTTTTTAGGAGAAAAGTTGGTGGAACATGGGAGCCATGGATTGAAGATTGGAACAATGCAAACTTAACTAAATTGTCAGATTTGAATAATGATCTAACTATTTTAGACTTTCCCAATGACGCGGGGTATATAAACTCAACATCAGGTAATTGGACAGGCACACTTGACGGACAAGAAGGTAGCTATTATTTAAACTACAACAACCTGACCAATAAACCAACCATACCAACTGTAAACAATTCAACAATAACCTTTCAACGAAATGGAGTTAATATTGGAGCTTTCGACATAAATCAAGCTGCAAACGAAACATTTAATTTTATCGACGAAAATACACAGTTGTCACAATCGCAGGTTAACGCTTATGAGACTGACCCAAATGTGTCAACTTATACAAAGTCGCTTACTTCCGCATCTAAGTTATTAACAGAAATTAAAACAGTTGACGGTATCGGAAGTGGTTTAAATGCTGATTTTGTCGATGGGATAACATCAGAGAGAATAGCTTACGGTTCTAATCTTAGGGCAACAACGAATATAGTGGACTGTAATTCTATTGTAAAAAGTGGATTTTATTACGCCAGTAACGCATCCAATTCCCCCACAGGTATAACTTATGGTTATTTAGTGCACACTCAATTCAATGTGAATGATGATTATGCTTCGCAAACATTTATTGCTACATCATCTGACCGTAAGTTTTTTAGGAGAAAAGTTGGTGGAACATGGGAGCCATGGATTGAAGATTGGAACAATGCAAACTTAACTAAATTGTCAGATTTGAATAATGATCTAACTATTTTAGACTTTCCCAATGACGCGGGGTATATAAACTCAACATCAGGTAATTGGACAGGCACACTTGACGGACAAGAAGGTAGCTATTATTTAAACTACAACAACCTGACCAATAAACCAACCATACCAACTGTAAACAATTCAACAATAACCTTTCAACGAAATGGAGTTAATATTGGAGCTTTCGACATAAATCAAGCTGCAAACGAAACATTTAATTTTATCGACGAAAATACACAGTTGTCACAATCGCAGGTTAACGCTTATGAGACTGACCCAAATGTGTCAACTTATACAAAGTCGCTTACTTCCGCATCTAAGTTATTAACAGAAATTAAAACAGTTGACGGTATCGGAAGTGGTTTAAATGCTGATTTTGTCGATGGGATAACATCAGAGAGAATAGCTTACGGTTCTAATCTTAGGGCAACAACGAATATAGTGGACTGTAATTCTATTGTAAAAAGTGGATTTTATTACGCCAGTAACGCATCCAATTCCCCCACAGGTATAACTTATGGTTATTTAGTGCACACTCAATTCAATGTGAATGATGATTATGCTTCGCAAACATTTATTGCTACATCATCTGACCGTAAGTTTTTTAGGAGAAAAGTTGATGGAACATGGGAGCCATGGATTGAAGATTGGAACAATGCAAACTTAGATTTATGGGATGGAACAGAAGATTTAGACGTAAATTCAATAGAGATTAACGGCACACCTTTAAACGGATTAACAGACGGTGACAAAGGCGACATAATAGTAAGCAGTTCGGGTACTGTTTGGAGTATTGATAATGGTGTAGTTGGCTCAGCAGAATTAGCAAGCACAGCAGTTACTCCAGGAAGTTACGCAAACGCAAACATAACCGTAGACGCCGACGGCCGCATAACCGCCGCAAGTAACGGCGCGGTTAGCACCAGCGGCATTACATACACATCTAACCAGGTAACCAGCGGCGGCGGTTCAATAGCTAAATACATTGGTACAGATGTATTATCGACGACTAATTTATATTCAATGACAGAAGTTTCGGTAACCGTTACCGATTTAAACGGCGCCCTGGTTGGAATAATGAAGTTTATAACGTCGGGGTATTATAACAACGGTTCGCGCAATGTTAGCACGCAAACAATAATAGACACAACCCCGGCCAGCATAACAGTAACGCCAACGGTAGGAACCGGCGGCGCGTCGCTAAATAAAGTAATATTGTATTTGTCGAACAGTTACGGCAGTACGGTTAAAATGGGTTTTAGTCATTATACTACAAACGATTCAACAGATTAA